The Aspergillus chevalieri M1 DNA, chromosome 5, nearly complete sequence genome includes a region encoding these proteins:
- a CDS encoding uncharacterized protein (COG:S;~EggNog:ENOG410PWAF;~InterPro:IPR036047,IPR032675;~go_function: GO:0005515 - protein binding [Evidence IEA]), with amino-acid sequence MAAVNRNMFEATVTADMPGDASLMVLPLNLIDKIISYVDDIADLARLCRTCRVLNYMSLPLLYRNLTLTSYDKIRYRGEEPEGVGSASPFSMGLNAVITRPYAKLVRSLTLRGEWREHELEEHARVGRVPDSSMMLNIAVRAAVDRMPDLESFSWELNTKMLETVYLGLAQLPRLTSLNVRFPSSRHPRPTIVIPPMPHLRRLKLTDIDPLCYPDDISTLLWKCKKLKELNMHWSSRMRNAQEPSVMLHDYFRKCISAREPLAVRKIALQNLYALHSEEFNIAFDPNTVEDVTVLNNTGSDGPSFMNTFVDRSWPTNPPNSRLQIKCMRQDALSKRHAEFLANFTGLERLYFVNSPRDANDVTSPRVPSSSSPRPSSDYAYPHSNSPTVSSPNPSNLQLNIRDNYLNAIVTNHASTLRHLLLPSRWPLSASTLARLVHASPNLEQFAFATELSSMETLGLILPFLRKLSALRLLIPTENITSPPNGTPGTGTAPRTTNNANRFASARTLQDLVELDDKILVEKMSVPLADKSIFSNLKVLGVGWKAWELREFYIAEDHQPPSQQRPHTEESPNHYASTPTLQTPTFENGTPNQDLGMNTTSPHSHLLPTTAHPQSGHPNSRQQSTTSILGKRPRDDDHQSPLTTSPTKTRHHQPLPHENFLAELDDNICLPLQTNPDAQRWRRRLRRVGWEVLKDWEIWGLDKQEL; translated from the exons ATGGCGGCTGTCAATCGAAACATGTTCGAAGCCACCGTCACGGCGGACATGCCGGGAGATGCATCGTTGATGGTGTTGCCGTTGAACTTGATCGACAAGATTATTTCCTAT GTCGACGACATCGCAGACCTCGCCCGACTATGCAGGACCTGCCGGGTTCTTAACTACATGTCCCTCCCGCTCCTCTACAGAAACCTCACTCTAACCTCCTACGATAAAATCCGGTATCGCGGCGAAGAACCCGAAGGCGTGGGCAGCGCAAGCCCCTTCTCCATGGGCCTTAATGCCGTCATCACACGGCCATATGCGAAACTCGTGCGATCGCTGACCCTCCGCGGCGAATGGCGCGAACACGAACTCGAGGAACACGCGCGAGTCGGACGGGTCCCAGAttcctcgatgatgttgaaCATCGCTGTCCGCGCGGCCGTGGACCGCATGCCGGATCTGGAGAGCTTTAGCTGGGAGCTTAATACGAAGATGTTGGAGACGGTTTATCTGGGACTTGCGCAGTTGCCGAGATTGACGTCGCTGAATGTGCGGTTTCCGAGTAGTCGGCATCCGAGACCGACGATTGTTATTCCGCCGATGCCGCATTTGCGGAGGTTGAAGTTGACGGATATTGATCCGTTGTGCTATCCGGATGATATTTCGACGCTGTTGTGGAAGTGTAAGAAGTTGAAGGAGTTGAATATGCATTGGTCGTCGCGGATGCGCAATGCGCAGGAGCCGAGTGTTATGCTGCATGATTACTTTCGCAAATGTATTTCGGCGAGGGAGCCGTTGGCTGTGCGGAAGATTGCGCTACAAAATTTGTATGCGCTGCACAGTGAGGAGTTTAATATCGCGTTCGATCCTAATACGGTGGAGGACGTTACGGTCTTGAACAATACTGGGTCTGATGGTCCGAGTTTCATGAATACGTTTGTGGACAGGAGCTGGCCGACGAATCCGCCCAATAGTCGCCTGCAGATCAAGTGCATGAGACAGGATGCGCTGTCCAAGAGACATGCTGAATTCCTGGCGAATTTCACTGGACTAGAGAGGCTCTATTTCGTCAATTCGCCCCGCGATGCCAATGATGTGACCTCCCCTAGAGTTCCAAGTTCATCCTCGCCGCGGCCGTCTTCAGACTACGCCTATCCTCATTCGAACTCCCCTACCGTCTCATCACCAAACCCTAGCAACCTCCAACTCAACATCAGAGATAACTACTTAAATGCCATCGTGACAAATCACGCCTCCACACTACGCCACCTCCTACTCCCATCCCGATGGCCTCTCTCCGCATCTACCCTCGCCCGCCTTGTCCACGCGAGCCCAAATCTAGAACAATTCGCTTTTGCAACGGAGTTGAGCAGTATGGAGACGTTAGGTCTTATTCTTCCATTCCTCCGGAAACTCAGCGCATTACGCCTTCTCATTCCCACGGAGAATATCACCTCGCCGCCTAATGGAACGCCGGGGACAGGGACCGCACCGCGGACTACAAACAATGCGAACAGATTCGCGTCTGCGCGAACGCTGCAAGATCTTGTCGAATTGGACGATAAGATCCTCGTCGAGAAGATGAGCGTGCCGCTGGCTGATAAGAGTATCTTCAGTAATCTAAAGGTACTAGGAGTGGGCTGGAAAGCATGGGAATTGCGGGAGTTCTACATCGCAGAAGACCACCAGCCGCCGTCGCAACAACGGCCGCATACTGAAGAATCTCCAAACCACTACGCCTCCACACCAACCCTCCAAACACCCACATTCGAAAACGGCACTCCAAACCAAGATCTAGGCATGAACACCACCTCCCCTCACTCACACCTCCTTCCTACCACAGCACATCCTCAATCCGGCCATCCAAATTCCCGTCAACAATCCACCACCTCAATCCTCGGCAAACGTCCCCGAGATGACGACCACCAATCTCCCCTCACAACCTCGCCCACAAAAACCCGGCACCACCAACCGCTCCCACACGAGAACTTTCTCGCGGAATTAGATGATAATATTTGTCTGCCGCTGCAGACGAATCCTGATGCGCAGCGTTGGAGACGGCGGTTACGGCGTGTTGGGTGGGAGGTGCTCAAGGACTGGGAGATTTGGGGGTTGGATAAGCAGGAGTTATGA
- a CDS encoding uncharacterized protein (COG:S;~EggNog:ENOG410PKJ0;~InterPro:IPR011043;~PFAM:PF13854;~SECRETED:SignalP(1-18);~TransMembrane:1 (n2-13c18/19o484-507i)), translated as MLFFLATVFTLLAVVVDCTVGACGSWQTQINISMCNWQGLRANVLRDTIYLDGGQLWLQQGFSDGCVNPINDGNLEGTIYYLNLSTPFNTSSDFMNVLKNTSVAGGAANNIAPNYVDGVMFANDDEFYLYGGRAHAKPSSEQPPDNEVLGYEAYQYGPYRSSWTPGWHEGYLSTNVTRYITNGAGVSAPSENLGFYFSGMRAPDWGYFSYGYPEPNITADTLITVDMSVMRDEKWYNHTLPSYVPGRANAELVWVPVSDSGVLVAIGGVVNPIEMWRNGLDKSQTAESKRVSPTFMDTVSVYDVKSQTWYLQNTTGDTPPQLTQFCSVLASAADGSSHNIYIYGGYSGLVYDENASDDVYILSLPSFKWIKAYSGTNTHGRVGHRCIKVYPDQMLALGGMRIDSTHCLEDGVIVNFNLNSLRFEDYDPTQWGGATTTAPSSWTNTSLAGMFDKKYSKTIETFWPYKNGSSTAGRNSKSGGLATWAAAVIGVLCGLFGIALLAVGLWLCRRRRNQRRAVAVAATTESDTKEKPQSMYSGGPTSPGPGPVSESTGVETTQDSALTSVTPGTVESGGDEVYELHDSSPVELPTQFNVSRSTPSMSQQLGPVRDSHSPVSLHTRGESDSGHSYPPSHYRRPSSLSTAPSFSIDNVVTGRSSYFQESLDNENMQRPRHRSEISNASVSSDERG; from the exons atgtTGTTTTTCTTAGCGACGGTTTTCACGCTACTGGCAGTCGTGGTAGACTGCACTGTGGGCGCATGCGGTTCATGGCAGACGCAGATCAACATCTCCATGTGCAACTGGCAAGGACTGCGTG CCAACGTTCTTCGCGATACGATCTATCTAGATGGAGGACAGTTATGGCTTCAGCA AGGATTTTCAGACGGCTGCGTTAATCCTATTAATGATG GAAATCTAGAGGGCACCATTTATTACCTTAATCTTTCTACACCTTTCAACACCAGCTCGGATTTCATGAACGTCCTCAAAAATACGAGCGTTGCCGGTGGTGCTGCTAATAACATAGCTCCAAATTACGTTGACGGCGTGATGTTTGCCAACGACGATGAGTTTTACCTCTATGG AGGCAGGGCCCATGCCAAACCGTCCAGTGAACAGCCACCCGATAACGAGGTTCTTGGTTACGAAGCCTACCAGTATGGCCCATATCGTAGTAGCTGGACGCCTggctggcacgaagggtacCTTTCTACCAACGTCACAAGATATATCACCAATGGCGCTGGAGTGTCGGCACCCAGCGAGAACCTGGGTTTCTACTTTAGCGGAATGCGCGCCCCGGACTGGGGATATTTTAGCTACGGTTACCCGGAGCCCAACATAACGGCTGATACGCTCATTACCGTGGATATGTCCGTGATGAGGGATGAGAAGTGGTACAATCATACACTACCAAGCTATGTCCCTGGCCGTGCTAATGCAGAGCTGGTTTGGGTGCCTGTGTCTGATTCTGGAGTTCTGGTGGCCATTGGGGGAGTGGTTAATCCAATTGAAATGTGGCGAAACGGGCTGGACAAATCGCAGACGGCAGAGAGCAAAAGAGTCAGCCCGACATTTATGGACACGGTCTCCGTTTACGATGTGAAGAGTCAAACATGGTATCTCCAAAACACGACGGGTGATACGCCGCCACAGTTGACGCAGTTCTGCTCTGTGCTTGCTAGCGCGGCCGACGGCTCCTCGCATAATATCTATATCTACGGTGGGTACAGTGGTCTCGTCTATGACGAGAATGCGTCAGATGATGTATATATCCTGTCTCTGCCTTCCTTTAAATGGATCAAGGCGTACAGCGGCACAAACACACACGGACGAGTTGGGCATCGATGCATCAAAGTATATCCAGACCAGATGCTGGCGCTTGGGGGAATGCGTATCGATTCAACGCACTGTCTAGAGGATGGTGTCATCGTCAATTTTAACCTCAACAGCCTACGGTTTGAGGACTATGATCCCACTCAGTGGG GAGGTGCAACCACCACTGCCCCATCATCATGGACCAACACCTCTCTAGCCGGAATGTTTGACAAGAAGTACAGCAAGACAATCGAAACCTTCTGGCCCTATAAAAATGGCTCCAGTACCGCCGGAAGAAACTCCAAAAGTGGCGGACTTGCCACCTGGGCTGCCGCAGTGATCGGTGTGCTCTGCGGTCTCTTCGGCATTGCGCTCCTTGCAGTAGGGCTCTGGTTGTGTCGCCGACGTCGCAATCAACGCCGTGCTGTAGCAGTCGCGGCTACAACGGAGAGCGATACCAAGGAAAAGCCTCAATCGATGTATTCAGGCGGACCGACCTCCCCCGGCCCTGGTCCAGTATCTGAATCCACAGGCGTAGAAACGACGCAGGATTCAGCCCTCACTTCGGTAACTCCTGGTACAGTTGAATCCGGAGGAGACGAGGTATATGAGTTGCATG ATTCCTCGCCCGTCGAACTTCCTACGCAGTTTAACGTTTCCCGTTCCACGCCCAGTATGTCCCAACAGCTGGGTCCAGTGCGAGACTCCCACTCTCCAGTCTCCCTACACACTCGTGGTGAGTCTGACTCGGGACATTCCTATCCGCCATCGCACTACCGGCGCCCATCATCACTCTCGACAGCACCGTCCTTCTCGATCGATAATGTGGTCACCGGCCGGTCGTCGTATTTCCAGGAATCTTTGGACAATGAGAACATGCAGCGCCCACGTCATCGATCTGAGATTTCAAACGCGAGTGTCAGTTCAGATGAGAGAGGATGA
- a CDS encoding DUF614 domain protein (COG:S;~EggNog:ENOG410PRSR;~InterPro:IPR006461;~PFAM:PF04749;~TransMembrane:1 (o259-282i)): protein MNRQLRLDTNNVNRRYSFLQTPLEMHAPGHQPSAAADPTQHQQRLQERQEQPQEPEQPTVSRQVPQQTPNIVNEKTQYLQNGPVASPYTSGSPPPPEQHPANYAPYADEMIQPHSQASIQPQLPCAEAAQYMQDPTPRSPGPLPLKTDQTSSEQNPSTRPLAVAPDTNPLHSPQFPRFPPPTATSTTQVAVPEDVAAYHQPGQVKHPNQEIKGGTWSHSLCDCSNISTCCLGIFCPCILYGKTQYRLTLKSRKEDPTNLLGYSACNGSCTAMALLCGCQWLLATIQHKRTRKAYGIKGDIGSDCVRATCCTCCTLIQDETEIKKREENRAKIAAAQGATLLSPYTAPTPMSYPPPPR, encoded by the exons ATGAACCGCCAATTACGCTTAGATACGAACAATGTAAACCGCAGATATTCCTTCCTTCAGACGCCATTGGAGATGCATGCCCCGGGTCACCAACCATCGGCCGCCGCGGATCCAACACAACACCAACAGCGCCTGCAGGAACGACAAGAACAACCCCAGGAACCAGAACAGCCAACTGTGTCCAGACAAGTACCGCAGCAGACACCAAATATAGTAAATGAGAAAACACAATATCTACAAAATGGCCCGGTCGCCTCTCCTTATACTTCCGgctctcctccgccgccggaACAGCATCCAGCAAACTACGCTCCATATGCCGACGAAATGATTCAACCTCACTCTCAAGCTTCCATACAACCCCAACTCCCGTGTGCGGAAGCAGCGCAGTATATGCAGGATCCTACTCCAAGGTCGCCAGGGCCACTTCCCTTGAAGACGGATCAAACATCGTCAGAACAGAACCCCAGCACCCGTCCTCTAGCTGTCGCACCAGATACAAACCCGCTGCACTCTCCCCAATTTCCACGGTTCCCTCCACCGACGGCGACAAGCACAACCCAAGTAGCAGTTCCAGAGGATGTAGCTGCATATCACCAGCCCGGTCAAGTAAAGCATCCGAACCAAGAGATCAAAGGCGGAACCTGGAGTCATAGCCTGTGCGATTGCTCAAATATCAGTACTTGCTGTCTGGGAATCTTTTGCCCTTGTATCCTATATGGGAAGACACAGTACCGACTCACTCTGAAGTCGCGAAAAGAAGATCCGACAAATCTGTTAGGGTATAGCGCGTGCAATGGATCTTGTACAGCAATGGCTCTGTTGTGTGGTTGTCAAT GGCTTCTGGCAACTATCCAACATAAGCGGACTCGAAAAGCATACGGCATCAAAGGCGATATTGGGTCTGACTGCGTGCGCGCTACCTGCTGTACCTGTTGCACCCTAATCCAGGACGAGACAGAAATCAAGAAACGAGAAGAGAATCGCGCCAAAATAGCAGCAGCGCAAGGGGCGACGCTGCTATCACCCTACACTGCCCCGACACCGATGTCCTATCCTCCACCCCCGAGATGA
- the RIM21 gene encoding PalH/RIM21 family protein (COG:U;~EggNog:ENOG410PFGZ;~InterPro:IPR014844;~PFAM:PF08733;~TransMembrane:5 (o87-106i226-248o268-287i299-322o334-352i)) — MGDAAGLTPRQIWAQPTSTTTTSYHPGCTPFLLPQHGYIHLNRTATLTLTQNAVFEPLCTGEPSNVTNPSAVLDTRDPFYSSVTPQLYAIGCATVVSYLLVIILLITPRTYYIGGPSGGANFLSRHGMIGGSYSGGSSTVGVGGRPWLQKVAAILVAISLTIASADSFKVAERQYVYGYSDAEALTAEVIDGNEIRIVRVISSTFLWLAQVQTLIRLFPRHKEKVMIKWAGFALIVLDTTFSILENFLVKTNTTRPRLYDDAIPALSYLFELSLNLLYAAWVIFYSLSKHRFAFFHPKMKNICLVALLSLCAVLIPVVFFVLDIAKPDVAGWGSYIRWVGSAAASVVVWEWVERIEALERDERKDGILGREIFDGDEMLEITPSEEVDWPRQTYTGNDRGGGTGASSGWGGMMGLAHHPLRTRNNGPRRQPGPQSQTYALFAESRRRRAARPTPPPVAVTPVSRADTNSAASTVYNVRYHPVSSPTPPVVMPYMEEEEETDGPKEQDIRQRNDHSDEALTAQQHQTVHTDPRWRSLLNQFKRRRASPPREVASAQAEHPEEKESDSSEDEGNEQQPSAPRRDNHFFPFHRKRHPASGRQAADASLPITVIPARNQGQSNWSPQLFNDSSLLEQGRHPVSGHSNLPVRVIPSQMGIAPPWSADGNANHYELRYDPEAAALVGSDDHLPGHISTNHTHDASQASEGAGSDGTVYQPTPQRPGQERGQSFGHFGTGQ, encoded by the coding sequence ATGGGGGACGCCGCTGGTCTGACTCCCCGCCAGATCTGGGCTCAACCAACATCCACGACCACCACGAGTTATCACCCCGGTTGTACGCCGTTTCTCTTGCCACAGCATGGCTATATTCATTTGAACCGGACTGCCACTCTCACCTTGACGCAGAATGCGGTTTTTGAGCCTCTATGCACGGGTGAGCCGTCGAATGTTACCAATCCCTCTGCCGTGCTGGATACCCGCGACCCCTTTTACTCCTCCGTTACGCCGCAGTTATATGCAATCGGTTGCGCCACTGTTGTCAGCTATCTTCTCGTTATTATCCTTCTGATTACTCCGCGTACATATTACATCGGTGGCCCCAGCGGTGGCGCAAATTTCTTGAGTCGACATGGTATGATTGGGGGGTCCTATAGTGGTGGTTCCTCGACTGTGGGAGTTGGTGGCCGACCATGGCTTCAAAAAGTTGCTGCAATATTGGTTGCCATCTCATTGACCATCGCGAGTGCGGATTCGTTCAAGGTCGCTGAGAGGCAGTATGTATATGGATACTCGGATGCTGAAGCACTAACTGCAGAGGTTATTGATGGGAACGAAATTCGAATAGTTCGCGTCATATCCAGCACTTTTCTCTGGCTTGCTCAGGTTCAAACGTTGATCCGATTATTCCCGCGACACAAGGAAAAGGTCATGATCAAATGGGCTGGTTTTGCACTAATCGTGTTGGATACAACGTTCAGCATACTCGAGAACTTCCTCGTGAAAACCAACACCACGCGACCACGATTATATGACGATGCGATTCCTGCGCTCAGTTACCTATTTGAACTTTCCTTGAACTTACTCTATGCCGCATGGGTTATCTTTTATTCCTTGTCGAAACACCGATTCGCGTTCTTCCacccgaagatgaagaatatCTGCCTGGTAGCACTTCTATCGCTCTGTGCGGTGTTGATTCCAGTTGTGTTTTTCGTGTTGGATATTGCAAAGCCTGACGTGGCTGGCTGGGGTAGTTACATCCGATGGGTTGGATCTGCCGCAGCGAGTGTCGTGGTCTGGGAATGGGTGGAACGGATCGAGGCTTTGGAGCGCGACGAAAGAAAGGATGGAATTCTCGGAAGGGAGATCTTCGATGGTGATGAAATGTTGGAAATTACGCCGTCAGAAGAAGTCGATTGGCCGCGCCAAACCTATACTGGAAATGATCGAGGCGGCGGTACAGGCGCATCGTCAGGCTGGGGAGGCATGATGGGCTTAGCACATCATCCCTTGCGAACTCGAAATAACGGACCACGAAGACAGCCTGGCCCACAGAGTCAAACATACGCCCTCTTTGCCGAGTCACGGCGCCGGCGAGCAGCCCGGCCCACTCCACCGCCGGTAGCGGTTACGCCTGTCAGCCGAGCAGATACCAACAGTGCGGCAAGCACGGTGTATAACGTCCGCTACCACCCTGTATCGAGTCCCACCCCGCCGGTTGTGATGCCTTAtatggaagaggaggaggaaacGGATGGACCCAAGGAGCAGGATATCAGACAGCGTAATGATCATTCCGACGAAGCTCTCACGGCACAACAGCATCAAACCGTCCACACAGATCCACGATGGCGGAGTCTACTGAATCAATTCAAACGAAGACGTGCATCTCCGCCAAGGGAAGTCGCCTCCGCACAGGCAGAGCATCCCGAGGAGAAAGAGTCGGATTCCTCCGAGGACGAAGGGAACGAACAGCAACCCAGTGCGCCGCGCAGAGACAATCatttcttcccttttcaccGGAAAAGACATCCTGCAAGCGGACGACAAGCTGCCGATGCATCCTTGCCGATCACCGTCATTCCTGCCCGCAATCAGGGACAAAGCAACTGGTCGCCGCAGTTGTTCAATGACTCAAGTCTTCTTGAGCAGGGCCGCCATCCAGTTTCCGGTCATTCTAATTTACCTGTTAGGGTCATTCCATCGCAGATGGGAATCGCTCCGCCATGGTCGGCCGACGGTAATGCCAACCATTATGAACTGCGCTATGACCCCGAAGCGGCGGCTCTTGTCGGGTCCGATGACCATCTTCCAGGCCATATTTCTACGAATCACACGCACGATGCGTCTCAAGCTTCTGAAGGGGCGGGTTCTGATGGGACGGTCTACCAACCTACACCACAGCGGCCGGGTCAGGAACGCGGGCAATCTTTTGGCCATTTCGGCACAGGACAATAA
- a CDS encoding uncharacterized protein (COG:S;~EggNog:ENOG410PN94;~SECRETED:SignalP(1-19)), translated as MRASVSVAWLSLLATSAFARSTRTYDSEMLTPVPTPPAVIRGMPAGELERVTVTITVGVSVWLGDSETCTGAPAGTVTDTVTNSITDTVTRTVFETGKVTVTDTVSVPAATVTDVSTKTVTIDQSSVPTSTVRTTVGGSTVTSTVGGPTVTTTVGGSTVTSTVGGSTVTDASTVTITMGESTVTAPVMTFPGTTMVTSETIPGSVTTIPGPVTTVPASTLTTFISQPASTVTLSGGISTLPGSTATVTVTRPGGTVTVVGSTAIVDTVTAPGSETTEMAPTTVTETTSGQEMTLTQSSVGTTTVSISVCSSLVSNPTYTPATQLPIDYTWGCPPGYLCRPPHTGDRAGCNAEAGVPADGYVCAPSDCIPAPPLIYNQSVAIDENGHHFNISKDYYNLDPGDFGLNYSIFRVSGSAASKRKRDTKSFWDLLVSRNAKRDISDIPGQCYNDCNEAALMPQSLGKTPELCESDSFTAELGLCKTCISNNADSDSDDQYSQRMLPTFAQYLNYCSGLATTSTSTTAGTTATSTTASTEATTTSTQTTESTAAISTWTGETTSTTPTTPVAGLSTTTVEVSRTESIRTPDESASSRGPVATGDVDSSSTTVSSSPSGTATPSASSTSSNAAVSTMGVPHKGLLSLLLALFATPFF; from the exons ATGAGGGCTTCGGTTTCAGTTGCATGGCTGTCGCTGTTAGCGACCAGTGCCTTTGCTCGGTCTACAAGAACCTACGACAGTGAGATGCTCACGCCTGTCCCGACGCCGCCGGCTGTTATCAGAGGCATGCCAGCAGGAGAATTGGAACGGGTGACTGTCACGATTACAGTAGGAGTTAGTGTTTGGCTAGGTGATTCCGAGACTTGCACTGGCGCGCCGGCGGGTACTGTCACGGATACTGTCACTAATTCAATCACCGACACCGTTACTCGAACTGTTTTTGAGACAGGAAAGGTCACCGTAACAGATACCGTCAGTGTCCCTGCAGCGACTGTCACAGATGTCTCGACGAAAACTGTCACTATTGACCAGTCATCGGTTCCAACCTCGACAGTGAGGACTACTGTTGGTGGTTCAACGGTCACGTCTACTGTCGGCGGTCCAACAGTGACGACGACTGTCGGCGGTTCAACAGTCACGTCTACTGTCGGTGGCTCGACGGTCACGGACGCCTCCACAGTAACAATTACCATGGGCGAGTCAACCGTCACTGCGCCAGTAATGACCTTTCCAGGAACCACCATGGTGACGAGCGAAACTATTCCGGGGTCGGTCACCACTATTCCAGGGCCAGTCACAACCGTTCCAGCGTCGACTCTCACGACATTCATCAGTCAGCCTGCCAGCACTGTCACTTTGTCTGGGGGCATTAGCACCCTACCAGGTTCAACTGCTACCGTGACTGTCACGCGTCCTGGTGGTACAGTGACTGTTGTGGGATCAACTGCAATAGTCGACACCGTCACAGCCCCAG GCTCAGAGACCACTGAAATGGCTCCCACGACCGTGACTGAGACCACCTCCGGTCAGGAAATGACGCTGACACAAAGCTCCGTCGGCACTACCACCGTCTCCATCTCAGTCTGTTCCAGTCTCGTCAGCAATCCAACCTATACGCCTGCTACGCAGCTACCAATAGACTATACTTGGGGTTGCCCACCTGGATATCTCTGCCGGCCTCCTCATACGGGtgaccgtgccggctgcAATGCTGAAGCCGGTGTTCCTGCTGATGGCTACGTCTGCGCCCCCTCGGATTGCATCCCTGCTCCACCCTTGATTTACAACCAATCCGTGGCTATTGATGAAAATGGTCACCACTTCAATATCTCTAAGGACTATTACAACCTTGATCCGGGTGACTTTGGTCTGAACTACTCCATCTTCCGGGTTTCAGGCTCCGCAGCGTCTAAGAGGAAACGCGATACCAAATCGTTCTGGGACCTCCTCGTCAGCCGAAATGCCAAGAGAGACATCTCGGATATTCCTGGTCAATGTTATAATGATTGTAATGAGGCTGCACTGATGCCACAATCACTCGGGAAGACGCCGGAGCTGTGCGAAAGCGACTCTTTCACGGCCGAGTTGGGACTCTGTAAGACGTGCATCAGCAATAATGCTGACTCGGACTCGGATGATCAATATTCACAAAGAATGTTGCCGACGTTTGCACAGTACCTGAATTATTGCTCTGGTCTGGCGACGACTTCCACAAGTACCACAGCAGGGACGACTGCTACCAGCACCACGGCCTCAACAGAAGCCACTACAACGAGCACCCAGACGACTGAGAGCACAGCTGCCATAAGCACTTGGACTGGGGAAACAACCAGCACAACCCCGACAACTCCAGTAGCTGGACTGAGCACAACCACGGTGGAGGTGTCTAGGACTGAAAGCATCCGGACCCCCGACGAAAGCGCATCCAGCAGGGGACCAGTTGCCACCGGCGACGTTGATAGCTCATCGACCACAGTATCCAGTAGTCCCAGTGGCACGGCAACCCCGTCTGCCTCTTCTACTTCATCCAATGCGGCAGTATCAACTATGGGCGTCCCTCATAAAGGCTTACTAAGTCTGCTGCTGGCTCTTTTCGCAACTCCATTCTTCTAA
- a CDS encoding DUF3632 domain-containing protein (COG:S;~EggNog:ENOG410PS59;~InterPro:IPR022085;~PFAM:PF12311), with protein sequence MADRYDEYAEYDPDLILTPEFQLLQNLVKNPNDSPEEAVQQVVELTKAEALSGKWPENTIGGDFAWNISHLALDIATNTKPENQLNLLDFLKKLQKVAVMDPRTGEQLMHDHEKLWTELPCVGYYSSGLQDFSHFTQHTPEEMEKWENRNTFFARATATSKPLDDKSDSFDPLDFSLLAYFELNGAFEPEDVYETAVRTVCIWYIHAAEKLWYNCRMGRDHTNENTPDRKFDLNKWGFWKRELIAASGVYEEGGTQKLIKEAMECRLYGWLKIKVLL encoded by the exons ATGGCCGACAGATATGATGAATACGCCGAATATGACCCGGATTTGATACTGACTCCCGAAttccaactcctccaaaACCTCGTCAAGAACCCTAATGACTCACCCGAAGAAGCAGTTCAGCAAGTTGTAGAACTTACAAAAGCAGAAGCCTTATCTGGTAAATGGCCCGAAAATACAATCGGTGGAGATTTCGCCTGGAACATTAGCCACCTTGCTCTCGATATCGCAACAAATACCAAGCCTGAAAATCAGCTTAATCTCCTTGACTTCCTGAAGAAGCTTCAGAAGGTTGCAGTCATGGATCCAAGGACAGGAGAGCAGCTGATGCATGATCATGAGAAGTTGTGGACGGAACTTCCATGTGTCGGTTACTATTCTTCTGGCTTGCAAGATTTTT CGCATTTTACCCAACATACGCCCGAAGAAATGGAAAAGTGGGAGAATAGAAACACCTTTTTTGCAAGGGCTACTGCTACATCCAAGCCCCTTGATGATAAGTCTGACAGTTTCGACCCATTGGACTTCTCTCTCCTTGCTTACTTTGAATTGAATGGAGCCTTTGAGCCTGAGGATGTTTATGAAACGGCTGTGCGGACAGTATGCATATGGTATATACATGCGGCTGAGAAGCTGTGGTATAATTGCAGGATGGGGAGAGATCATACCAATGAGAATACCCCTGATAGAAAATTTGATCTGAACAAATGGGGGTTTTGGAAACGGGAGTTGATCGCTGCGAGCGGCGTCTATGAGGAAGGTGGGACGCAGAAGTTGATCAAAGAGGCGATGGAGTGTAGATTGTATGGATGGCTCAAAATAAAAGTTCTATTGTGA